In Solanum stenotomum isolate F172 chromosome 6, ASM1918654v1, whole genome shotgun sequence, one DNA window encodes the following:
- the LOC125868460 gene encoding uncharacterized mitochondrial protein AtMg00810-like, whose product MQDLREPHLAAALRVLRYLLKDPSLGLFMFASASFKLMAFCDSDWDTCPNSRRLVSEFYISLGSSPISWKSKKQTSISLSSAEAVYRSMRRVVIELTWLFRLFDDLSVSISLPTSL is encoded by the coding sequence ATGCAAGATCTTCGTGAACCTCATCTTGCAGCTGCTTTACGGGTTCTTCGTTATTTGCTCAAAGATCCTAGTCTTGGTCTATTTATGTTTGCATCTGCTTCTTTCAAATTGATGGCCTTTTGTGACTCCGACTGGGATACTTGTCCAAATTCACGAAGATTAGTGAGTGAATTTTATATTTCTCTCGGGTCTTCTCCTATTTCATGGAAATCTAAGAAACAAACATCAATATCTCTTAGTTCTGCTGAAGCTGTGTATAGATCTATGAGAAGGGTTGTAATCGAGCTTACTTGGTTGTTTCGCCTATTTGATGATCTCTCAGTTTCGATCTCCTTGCCCACTTCACTCTGA
- the LOC125869290 gene encoding probable carboxylesterase 12 — protein sequence MDSTNPESSQVIYDVPIFFKVYKNGRIERYRKHDFSPPSNNSVTGVRSKDIVIVSENNVTVRLYLPKITQNDQKFPLLVYFHGGGFVIESAFSTYYDSYLHSVAAETNVIAVSVEYRLAPEHKIPACYDDSWVVMKWVSQGSEPWLKSYADFSRVFLSGDSSGANIAHNMMLRASIDEDDKLEVGDSLNLVGMALIHPYFGNNEPDRIWSYICPENPNTDDPQCNPAAHPSLLSKLVCSNILICTAEKDFIRDRGWTYYEALKKCGWKGEVEIKETQGERHVFHLNNPTCDKAKVLMKWLSDFFQQSS from the exons ATGGATTCAACTAACCCAGAATCATCACAAGTTATTTATGATGttccaatattttttaaagtctACAAAAATGGCCGAATCGAAAGGTatcgaaaacatgatttttccCCTCCTTCCAATAATTCCGTCACTGGTGTTCGATCTAAAGATATAGTCATCGTATCGGAGAACAACGTTACGGTACGCCTTTACCTGCCAAAAATAACCCAAAATGACCAGAAATTTCCACTCCTGGTGTATTTCCATGGAGGTGGATTTGTGATTGAATCGGCATTTTCTACTTACTATGATAGTTATCTCCACTCTGTAGCTGCAGAAACTAATGTAATTGCTGTATCTGTTGAGTATCGATTAGCTCCGGAGCACAAAATTCCTGCGTGTTATGATGATTCGTGGGTTGTTATGAAATGGGTCTCTCAGGGAAGTGAACCATGGCTGAAAAGTTATGCTGATTTCTCCAGAGTTTTTTTGTCAG GTGATAGCTCAGGAGCCAACATTGCTCATAACATGATGCTGCGAGCAAGTATAGATGAAGATGATAAACTTGAAGTTGGAGATAGCTTAAACCTCGTTGGAATGGCATTGATTCACCCCTATTTCGGGAACAATGAACCGGATAGAATTTGGTCGTATATTTGCCCTGAAAATCCCAATACTGATGACCCTCAATGCAATCCAGCAGCACATCCAAGTTTGCTATCCAAGCTTGTTTGCTCCAACATTCTGATATGCACTGCAGAGAAGGATTTTATAAGAGACAGAGGTTGGACATACTATGAGGCATTGAAGAAATGTGGATGGAAAGGTGAAGTGGAGATTAAGGAAACACAAGGGGAACGACATGTTTTTCATTTGAATAACCCAACTTGTGataaagctaaggtcttgatgaaATGGCTGTCTGATTTCTTTCAACAATCAAGTTGA